In Amycolatopsis methanolica 239, a single genomic region encodes these proteins:
- a CDS encoding helix-turn-helix domain-containing protein, whose product MAQAVAAPPDGSDAGEVIRWYRQHHNLTQQEAADLLNTTQSWVSKVEKGKLVPGLAELRSIAAKLHIPPERLGILPDHSADAIPKPGQVSEAGAPHESQEHWKLVRRELNANRARLGDLASELYPQAHCIPGTTVLTQPGWLPSAPVELSDIELYWLAEALPKPAITGGINQTESVRPLAADGDRFRLYSRALRDLARPKLLDNRVSYGLAEVDWAGHKGRLGFSYTTYFDVLDVCEAAAHEFADAWLRAGRKRPSLAHLPLRRHIEDPFDLLARPMLPSINTLTIRRDPIDGHRMFLHRRDAKATAVAGGMFHVIPAGVFQPAALAPAHQANDFSLWRNIQREYSEEFLGNPEHDGNALDPIDYEHDEPFRSFATARAAGDFRVFTCAVVLEPLTLWVELLTVAVIEAPVFDQLFAGMVEVNEEGAAVSTEAGRPTVGIPFNSESRERLKSEPLSPISRACIELAWQHRNTLLAS is encoded by the coding sequence GTGGCCCAGGCAGTCGCCGCTCCCCCAGATGGCTCCGACGCCGGCGAGGTCATCCGCTGGTACCGGCAGCACCACAACCTCACCCAGCAGGAAGCCGCTGACCTGCTCAACACCACGCAGTCCTGGGTGTCGAAGGTCGAGAAGGGCAAGCTGGTGCCCGGTCTCGCCGAGCTGCGCTCGATCGCGGCCAAGCTGCACATCCCGCCGGAACGGCTCGGCATCCTGCCGGACCACTCGGCGGACGCCATCCCCAAGCCCGGGCAGGTCAGCGAGGCCGGCGCGCCCCACGAGAGCCAGGAGCACTGGAAGCTCGTGCGGCGTGAGCTGAACGCCAACCGCGCCCGGCTCGGCGACCTCGCCTCCGAGCTGTACCCGCAGGCCCACTGCATCCCCGGCACGACTGTCCTGACCCAGCCGGGCTGGCTGCCCTCCGCGCCAGTCGAGCTGTCCGACATCGAGCTGTACTGGCTCGCCGAGGCCCTGCCCAAGCCCGCCATCACCGGTGGAATCAACCAGACCGAGAGCGTCCGGCCCCTCGCCGCGGACGGCGACCGCTTCCGGCTCTACTCCCGCGCCCTGCGCGACCTCGCCCGGCCGAAGCTGCTGGACAACCGCGTCAGCTACGGGCTCGCCGAGGTCGACTGGGCCGGCCACAAGGGCCGCCTCGGGTTCAGCTACACCACCTACTTCGACGTCCTGGACGTCTGCGAGGCCGCGGCGCACGAGTTCGCCGACGCCTGGCTCCGCGCCGGCCGGAAGCGGCCCAGCCTCGCCCACCTGCCGCTGCGGCGCCACATCGAGGACCCGTTCGACCTGCTCGCCCGCCCGATGCTGCCCAGCATCAACACCCTGACCATCCGGCGCGATCCGATCGACGGGCACCGGATGTTCCTGCACCGGCGCGACGCCAAGGCCACCGCGGTCGCCGGAGGCATGTTCCACGTCATCCCGGCCGGTGTGTTCCAGCCCGCGGCCCTCGCTCCCGCGCACCAGGCCAACGACTTCTCCCTGTGGCGCAACATCCAGCGCGAGTACTCCGAAGAGTTCCTCGGCAACCCCGAGCACGACGGCAACGCCCTTGACCCCATCGACTACGAGCACGACGAGCCGTTCCGCTCGTTCGCCACCGCTCGCGCGGCCGGCGACTTCCGCGTCTTCACTTGCGCCGTGGTGCTCGAACCGTTGACGCTGTGGGTGGAGCTGCTGACCGTCGCCGTGATCGAGGCGCCGGTGTTCGACCAGCTCTTCGCCGGCATGGTTGAGGTCAACGAGGAAGGCGCGGCCGTCAGCACCGAGGCAGGACGGCCGACTGTGGGCATCCCCTTCAACTCGGAGTCTCGCGAGCGGCTGAAGTCCGAACCGCTGTCGCCGATCTCGCGGGCCTGCATCGAGCTGGCCTGGCAGCACCGGAACACGCTCCTGGCAAGCTGA
- a CDS encoding NAD-dependent epimerase/dehydratase family protein, with translation MRVLVTGAAGFLGQAVIAALLDRGHEPVAFIREGGRLPRQQVESAIGDVRDLESLRAVVQSVDGVCHLAALTRVRESFAGPLWYWRTNVLGTLNLLEVLGRKRPEPARLVLASTAAVYGTPETQPISEDAPIAPTNPYGATKAAADLAAANVAATGRLGAISLRAFNIAGAVDGHPDRDFTRLIPKVLAVQAGLAEELGVNGDGTAVRDFVHVADMAHAFVLAIEACTPGEWRAYNVGSGRETSINDVLAAAEQITGRPVRIKRNPPANEPRVLLADSRRIREELGWQAPNSDLSQILSDGWKALTSAYAAPE, from the coding sequence GTGCGAGTACTGGTCACCGGCGCTGCTGGGTTCCTCGGACAAGCTGTCATCGCCGCCCTGCTGGACCGCGGTCATGAGCCCGTGGCTTTCATCCGCGAGGGAGGGCGGCTCCCGCGTCAGCAGGTCGAGAGCGCGATTGGCGACGTGCGCGATCTGGAGAGTCTTCGCGCAGTCGTTCAAAGCGTCGACGGCGTATGCCACCTCGCTGCACTCACGCGTGTCCGGGAGTCCTTTGCCGGTCCGCTGTGGTACTGGCGGACCAACGTCCTCGGCACTCTGAATCTGCTCGAAGTCCTAGGACGCAAGCGGCCCGAACCGGCGAGGCTCGTACTTGCGTCCACAGCCGCCGTCTACGGGACACCTGAAACTCAGCCCATCAGCGAAGACGCGCCGATCGCGCCGACGAACCCGTATGGAGCGACCAAAGCCGCGGCTGACCTCGCAGCCGCGAACGTCGCGGCGACTGGTCGGCTTGGAGCGATCAGCCTGCGCGCGTTCAACATTGCCGGCGCCGTCGACGGCCACCCGGACCGCGACTTCACCCGTCTGATCCCCAAGGTGCTCGCCGTCCAGGCCGGACTCGCCGAGGAGCTGGGCGTCAACGGCGACGGCACTGCCGTCCGCGACTTCGTGCACGTCGCCGACATGGCGCACGCCTTCGTCCTCGCCATCGAGGCGTGCACCCCCGGCGAGTGGCGCGCCTACAACGTCGGCAGTGGCCGCGAGACGTCCATCAACGACGTTCTCGCGGCCGCCGAGCAGATCACCGGTCGCCCGGTTCGGATCAAGCGGAACCCGCCCGCGAACGAGCCGCGCGTGCTGCTCGCGGACAGCCGGCGCATCCGCGAGGAGCTGGGCTGGCAAGCCCCGAACTCGGATTTGTCGCAGATTCTTTCGGACGGCTGGAAGGCTCTGACCAGCGCGTATGCCGCCCCGGAATAG
- a CDS encoding Pycsar system effector family protein, with protein MDAFGMDAPPVVLRAHEQVRDELRRADTKATTLLSVVGVALAGVVALAKTGMPVPALAALWLSALPIFGAVLVLLATIRPKLSQFPTPGSWLDATLHGPSVLLEAGSYAAEAAAQDVCLLGQLAVDKHTRVKHAVNLLILGAGALAVALVLSVLA; from the coding sequence ATGGACGCCTTCGGGATGGACGCGCCGCCGGTGGTGCTGCGGGCGCACGAGCAGGTTCGGGACGAGTTGCGCCGGGCGGACACCAAGGCCACGACGTTGTTGTCGGTGGTCGGGGTGGCCCTGGCCGGGGTGGTGGCGCTGGCCAAGACCGGGATGCCGGTTCCGGCGCTCGCCGCGCTGTGGCTGTCGGCCCTGCCGATCTTCGGTGCGGTGCTGGTGCTGCTGGCCACGATCCGGCCGAAGCTCTCGCAGTTCCCCACACCGGGCTCGTGGCTGGACGCCACGTTGCACGGTCCCAGTGTGCTGCTGGAGGCCGGTAGCTACGCCGCCGAGGCCGCCGCGCAGGACGTCTGCCTGCTGGGTCAGCTCGCGGTGGACAAGCACACCCGCGTCAAGCACGCGGTGAACCTGCTCATCCTCGGCGCCGGCGCGCTCGCCGTCGCGCTGGTCCTGTCCGTCCTCGCCTGA
- a CDS encoding GntR family transcriptional regulator, with protein sequence MPIDQHGAQPLSTQIRDDLARRIRAGEFNVGEKIPSLRALAADYGVAELTVHGAIRELQHAGVLESSTGRGTFVRALPDEVASNADALEALRAEVADLRERVEALEKERQSR encoded by the coding sequence GTGCCTATCGATCAGCACGGCGCTCAGCCGCTAAGCACTCAGATCAGGGACGATCTCGCCCGACGCATCCGCGCGGGGGAGTTCAACGTGGGGGAGAAGATTCCGTCGCTTCGGGCGCTCGCCGCGGACTACGGCGTCGCCGAGCTGACGGTGCACGGCGCGATCCGGGAGCTTCAGCACGCGGGCGTTCTGGAGTCCTCCACGGGCCGCGGCACCTTCGTCCGTGCTCTGCCGGACGAGGTTGCCTCGAACGCCGATGCCCTGGAAGCCCTCCGAGCCGAGGTCGCGGACCTCCGGGAGCGAGTCGAGGCCCTGGAGAAGGAGCGCCAGTCGCGCTGA
- a CDS encoding FtsK/SpoIIIE domain-containing protein, translating to MFIPTNPRPGDDSNREDPMNTPEQEPVNTDQHETVNGKVLPFTPRPDSASNADEIPVQERRDLSRSDVIDAEIVDEEDAEQVRHPVLVDPPTPAKASWWETTRDAKIRPLLPAWARSKAELRDRVKWVAFYTGHTVAYHAVRTPAYAGILLLRSPRGLWRVVVATHRWVYDAEGKPLRAAAVTANEYDKYFKLAEVRAERIRKRGLLAFLTLLVAAAGVYVLASYSTGLAWLLAAAGVALLGKVGTPADKPVLGRAVVTSKAPKLTSDVVVRALAALGISGINQAVAKGQGITFPAPITRDGPGWRAEVDLPHGVTVTDVMERRDKLASGLRRPLGCVWPEPVSEEHAGRLVIWVGDQDMSKAKPATWPLAKSGEADLFKSVPFGTDQRGRPVGVDLMFANMVIGAMPRMGKTFSLRVLVLAAALDPWVELVLWELKGTGDLGMFEKVAHEYGSGADDETLEGAMNSLRRLYKELERRSKTITRIAKENRALCPENKVTPQLSRNRKLGLHPIFAAIDECQELFSHDDYKEEARKLAEGIIKRGPAMGIILVLATQRPDAQSLPPGVSANAGLRFCLRVMGQLENDMVLGTSSYKNGIRATTFGAKDKGIGYLVGASDDPQIVRGYYIDGPAAEKIVDRARALREGHGTITGHAAGEVVADEAARPSYSVIADTASVIRAGEQKVWSETLVDRLAELRPEVYGSWAELDGRAKANQLASALKPFGVDTLQVYGRTEDGKTANRRGVERAAVLAAADRHRTKSNGE from the coding sequence ATGTTCATCCCCACCAACCCGCGCCCCGGCGACGACTCCAACCGTGAGGACCCCATGAACACCCCCGAGCAGGAGCCCGTGAACACCGACCAGCACGAGACCGTGAACGGCAAGGTGCTGCCGTTCACGCCCCGCCCGGACAGCGCCAGCAACGCCGACGAGATCCCCGTTCAGGAACGCCGCGACCTGTCCCGTTCGGACGTGATCGACGCCGAGATCGTGGACGAGGAGGACGCCGAGCAGGTCCGGCACCCGGTGCTCGTGGACCCGCCGACGCCGGCCAAGGCGTCGTGGTGGGAGACCACCCGGGACGCGAAGATCCGGCCGCTGCTGCCCGCGTGGGCGCGGTCCAAGGCCGAGCTGCGGGACCGGGTGAAGTGGGTCGCCTTCTACACCGGTCACACGGTCGCCTACCACGCGGTGCGGACCCCGGCCTATGCCGGAATCCTGCTGCTGCGCTCGCCCCGCGGGCTGTGGCGGGTGGTTGTGGCCACGCACCGGTGGGTCTACGACGCGGAGGGCAAGCCGCTGCGCGCGGCGGCGGTGACGGCGAACGAGTACGACAAGTACTTCAAGCTCGCCGAGGTCCGCGCCGAGCGTATCCGCAAGCGCGGCCTGCTGGCCTTCCTGACCCTGCTCGTGGCCGCCGCCGGGGTGTACGTGCTGGCCAGCTACAGCACCGGTTTGGCGTGGCTGCTGGCCGCCGCCGGGGTCGCGCTGCTGGGCAAGGTCGGCACACCGGCGGACAAGCCCGTCCTCGGGCGCGCCGTCGTGACGTCGAAGGCGCCGAAGCTGACCAGCGACGTGGTGGTCCGCGCCCTGGCCGCGCTGGGCATCTCCGGGATCAACCAGGCCGTAGCGAAGGGGCAGGGCATCACGTTCCCCGCGCCGATCACCCGAGACGGGCCGGGCTGGCGCGCCGAGGTCGACCTGCCGCACGGCGTCACCGTGACCGACGTGATGGAGCGCCGCGACAAGCTGGCGTCCGGGCTGCGCCGCCCGCTGGGCTGCGTGTGGCCCGAGCCGGTGTCCGAGGAGCACGCCGGGCGGCTGGTGATCTGGGTCGGGGACCAGGACATGTCCAAGGCCAAGCCCGCGACCTGGCCGCTGGCGAAGTCCGGTGAGGCGGACCTGTTCAAGTCCGTCCCGTTCGGCACCGACCAGCGCGGCCGTCCGGTCGGGGTGGACCTGATGTTCGCGAACATGGTCATCGGCGCGATGCCGCGCATGGGCAAGACGTTCTCCCTGCGGGTGCTGGTGCTGGCCGCGGCGCTGGACCCGTGGGTGGAGCTGGTGTTGTGGGAGCTCAAGGGCACCGGTGACCTGGGGATGTTCGAGAAGGTCGCGCACGAGTACGGCTCCGGCGCCGACGACGAGACGCTGGAAGGCGCCATGAACAGCCTGCGCCGGCTGTACAAGGAGCTGGAGCGCCGTTCGAAGACCATCACCCGCATCGCCAAGGAAAACCGGGCGCTGTGCCCGGAGAACAAGGTCACCCCGCAGCTCTCGCGCAACCGCAAGCTCGGGCTGCACCCGATCTTCGCCGCGATCGACGAGTGCCAGGAACTGTTCTCCCACGACGACTACAAGGAGGAGGCCCGCAAGCTGGCCGAGGGCATCATCAAGCGCGGCCCGGCAATGGGCATCATCCTCGTGCTGGCCACCCAGCGCCCCGACGCCCAGTCCCTGCCGCCGGGTGTCTCGGCGAACGCCGGGCTGCGGTTCTGCCTGCGGGTCATGGGCCAGTTGGAGAACGACATGGTGCTGGGCACCTCGTCGTACAAGAACGGCATCCGGGCCACCACGTTCGGGGCGAAGGACAAGGGCATCGGCTACCTGGTCGGCGCCAGCGACGACCCGCAGATCGTGCGCGGCTACTACATCGACGGCCCGGCCGCCGAGAAGATCGTGGACCGCGCCCGCGCCCTGCGCGAAGGGCACGGCACCATCACTGGACACGCCGCCGGCGAAGTCGTCGCCGACGAGGCCGCGCGTCCGTCCTATTCGGTCATCGCCGACACCGCGTCGGTGATCCGCGCCGGGGAGCAGAAGGTGTGGTCGGAAACCCTGGTCGACCGGCTCGCCGAGCTGCGCCCGGAGGTCTACGGGTCGTGGGCCGAGCTGGACGGGCGGGCGAAGGCCAACCAGCTCGCCTCCGCGCTCAAGCCCTTCGGCGTGGACACCCTCCAGGTCTACGGCCGCACCGAGGACGGCAAGACCGCCAACCGGCGCGGTGTCGAACGCGCCGCCGTGCTCGCCGCGGCCGACCGCCACCGCACCAAGAGCAACGGAGAGTAA
- a CDS encoding SsgA family sporulation/cell division regulator has product MLPTSLNLPMWAELEDCSGEVIELVPVKVKFRYRTDDPFAVVLDFAVGAEQWVRWHIARDLLAEGLAIPPGSADNAGMGDVLVAPCLDVPWRVWISLSSPTGVADFAFKRASLVDALAKTEALVPIGTESDRIDWDREFAALGGEAA; this is encoded by the coding sequence ATGCTGCCCACGAGCCTGAACCTGCCGATGTGGGCCGAGCTGGAGGACTGCTCCGGCGAGGTGATCGAGCTGGTGCCGGTGAAGGTGAAGTTCCGCTACCGCACGGATGACCCGTTCGCGGTGGTGCTGGACTTCGCGGTCGGCGCCGAGCAGTGGGTGCGCTGGCACATCGCCCGGGACCTGCTCGCCGAAGGTCTGGCGATCCCGCCCGGCAGCGCCGACAACGCGGGAATGGGGGACGTGCTGGTCGCCCCGTGCCTGGACGTGCCGTGGCGGGTGTGGATCAGCCTGTCCTCGCCGACCGGGGTGGCCGATTTCGCGTTCAAGCGCGCCAGCCTGGTCGACGCGCTGGCCAAGACCGAGGCCCTGGTACCGATCGGCACCGAGTCCGACCGGATTGACTGGGACCGCGAGTTCGCGGCGCTGGGTGGTGAGGCCGCATGA